In the genome of Pangasianodon hypophthalmus isolate fPanHyp1 chromosome 24, fPanHyp1.pri, whole genome shotgun sequence, the window AgctgcctcatttatcaactgCGTAGTACCATAGTAACATAGTTTTGTGTGTAAACCCTGTGTACagttatttttatgcattgtatgGGATTTATCAAGCTTTGCTTATGAGTgttgatgtgtgtatatatcctCACTCTCCTGATCATGCGTATGCAAAATCCCTAGttgtagaaaagtgtaatagGTAAACTATGCACAGCTTCTATATCATGTACTGTCTATCATATCAGCATTATTTAGAGAGTAATGACTGATTTCGGTGCTCACAAGATGAGCAGACAGGTGAAACAGATGGAATGTAAAGTTAAATCGTATAAAAGGAACATTTAAAGATCAATGGGGTTTATGCCTTACTTAACGATTTGCCTCATGCAGTTTTGCAGAGGCAATGGGTTTTTAGCACCACTGGAAACTCTGTGCTGAAAGTGAGGAGTGGATAATCAGTCCATTTTGTTTGCCCACTGCAGTTTTAGGTGACCTCTCTTCTAGGGCTTTTAGCTATGGGTACATTTCAAAGAGAAATTGGAGAAGGTACTGGCATTTCCCAACCAGCTATGAGTTGAAAGATGGCACTTCTTACCTTCATTCATATAGCTCACACTGGGCATATGGTGGGTCATATGGCGggtattatgtaaaaaaaaatttagtacTTGTTTTACGCATGCTTTGACAAACGATACCCCGGGTCTCTTAAAGAATTCATCTAAGGCTGTTTTTGTGCTACTAGGTGCGATGCCACCATAGCCAAGCTCTCTGCAGATGTCAGGGCTGGAGGACAGGAAATCCTGAAGCTCCAGCAGGAAGTCACTGAGATGCGTTCTGCGATTGAGCTCAGGCTCAGAGACTTGGAACTCAAAGTGAGACATTATGAAATCATATGAAAATGCTTtccctttaaaatgttttacaaaaaaTCTGATGAGGTTCAGGAAACTTTGTAACCTTGACTTGTATAAGAAGCCAGtataacaaacacagcagtaaatgcAGTTAGTCTGCCTACAGGTGTGTAACTTTAGTTGTGTAGCTTTACTAGCTAAGTATGCTTTTCGCATGATTTGATACCATACCAAAATGTCTGCAATGCTTCTGCAttatcacatcatcatcaaaacagagtaGAGAGCTTACACAGTCTGTACAGATCACAGcttatgaaacattttaaaatgtttaaatgaccccaaaaaatacattaacaacaagaaacaacaataacaacaaaactgAGTAAATTTCTCAGAGACTATTTCCCCACTGATGTTAACATaaacagagatcagtggagtgaagagttTTTTGTTACCTGATTGAGACTGATGTGACCAACGTAAAGATGGGAGGAAAATAGCAGTATGGATGGGCTGCATGAAAAAATAGAGACCGGACTACAAAATGCAGTACGTGAAATTTGCCGCTTgctttctcccatagacagctctctggtcttcatgttggtttatcctttttataaacaaacagcagtcttcacaggtgaaacccagggctcaaaccaagagtagacattcagagctattcattttttaaacaataaatctaatagggcacacctgggcaacaagaaacacctgtcagtcacatgttccaatattttttatcacttgaaaaatgggtgggttcaaacaaaaggtgccatgttctaaattatttaacacatctagaagtaaatatcaggaaatgaaagctgaaattctgatcatcATCTGAAATcctctcatattcatcttttgatctcaaacccaaatgtcttcagtgtatagcaaaaacaaaagaattagaCATGCTGTTCCAATACTGTCAGAGGGAACTGTATACATAAAATCCTGCATTCTAACAGAGCCCCCTGGTGGCTTGGGGCCCCTATATGACTGCTTATACCACATCTAACTAGAAATCTGTATGCACATAAAGGCAGATATTTTTGACCTGCATGAATTATTAAACTGCCTCCGCCCTAACCTAAGACATGCTATAGCTCAATTCCACTGGGCAAGTGCTCTGTCCTCATTCTTCTTTTAAAAAGCTCAGTTGCTGTATTGGATGCAGAGCTAAGTGACAAACAATAAATCACTGTGATGTAAATACATTAAATCAAGGAAGAGCACTCCCAAGGTGCTGAAAATGAAAGGGAATCAAATCAGTGAAAGCCAGAAACAACCACATAAATGTCTAAACAGACAAAGCAACAGAGCTGTACATACTAACACCATCTCTGGAAAGACGTGGAATTAAGTTCCAAGTATATTGATGATCTCAGTGTGCTTAGTTAGATCTTTCAGGGATGGATTTAGTGACCCCTACTAGAGGTGTGTGCAAGACTGCTTTTAATCCCACTCCCACTAGCCCCCAAAGGAATCCAGACCAATCTCTTGTTCCCGTAGATACTCTTGATGCAatccaaatattatttttgtttgtgtttgcctgtaatattttcaaatttttctaatataaattaaattactatataaactatattaGTCCTTAAACCACAGTGATACTAACCTGGATAAAGcagaatgaatgctgtaaatcaTTCACACAGCATCATGTGGGCACCCAATATGTTCCTACATTAATCAACATGGcttttctttgtcctgcaagtTTTGTATCTGACTGCCTATTGCCACTCGCAGGAGAGTAAAAACTGCCTGCTTCCATAACTTCTTTGATAGGTACGGTACTGagggatcccagtcctgatgcatgCTTCTAACTGCCACAGTGTCAGAagctttaaactgaaaaaaaaaaaaaaagaaaaaaaagaaaaaaaccattGTGCTTTAGAGCATAGccttattcattttcagtgcagAATTGTACTACAATAAAGGGAGATACGTGATGACCTTTTTATAATCCATTCTTAAATACCAGATTTGTCTGTCATCTCCTTTATTAGATTTCAGAGTCTTTGGGAAGGTTGGAGACATCACAGTCAGAGCAGATTGTGTCTCAGAAGAATACTACaggagacatacagagagacattCAACAGCTTGAAATAAGGTGAGGTAATTTTTTAATCATGGAATAGTTTAGCTTTCACCCCAGACATATTTGCACATGTTATGAAAATGGTCATAAATTTGTAAAACTgaatttatgaaattattatataacattaataacacatgAAGATGTTAAGAGTAGGAactgttttgcttttaaaatgatttgcaCCCTTACAGTCAGTATTGGGTGAAGCCTTGCAGGCAGTATGCACATGTACCCTCTTCCTGGCAGATTTTTAACTTCTCCAGACTTTTTGAAACTTAAACTTATGGATTGTGTTTACACtatgtaaatgaaattaatgaaaatgtaaactgTTGTTCAAACAGTTCTTCAAAGCGGTCATCATTATGTGCAGTGTTTAgatcatataataatatttgcTCACTTTCATGTGGAGTGCCAATAATTTGGAgctagtttaatttaatttaatttcatatttaataagatATCAGATAACTTGACCTGAATCTTATTGGCAGCAGCTACTATACTACTCCTTTAAATTGGCTTCTCAATTAAATTGGCTTGTCAGGAGTGTTGAGCCAGTGTGAAGAACATGAACTGCTTATGAGGATCTGGCTGGTTTGGCATAAATGGCTCCCAGAGATGAATTATGATAGTATTAGTGGTTATGAATAGTCATGAATTTTGCTCACTCAttagccacaagaacattagtgaagtcagacactgatgtcgggcgaggaggcctAGTGCGCAGTCACCGTtccagtggggttgaggtcagggctctgtgcaggccactcgagttattcagctccaaccttggcaaaccatttcttcatggagctcgctttgtgatAATGGGCATTGTTCTGCTAGatcaggtttgggcctcttagttccaaggaagggaaattgtaatgctacaacattcAAAGATATCCTGTATACAGCTGTGTGCTTATAAATTTGCgccagcagtttggggaaggctcacatgTGGATGTGAtggacttttggccatatggtgtatttaCCCTCTCCTATTGAAGAGAGCCTTGATTGAGCTTGAACTGTGATCCAAATGGCAGCATCTGAGTTCAAATAACTGGAGATTCAGAGacattgcattaaaaaaacttgCAGGGCATGTTAGCAAGATGCGTGACTCAGGAGGGTTCATGGTAATTTTAAGATATTAACATCTGCACTGAGGGGAAACAAACAATTTAAAGGCTAATAAGGCATGGTGGCTGTTTAAAGTGAGCCACAATTCAAACACTAATTCGAAAATGATGAGAAGTAGTTTCAGAAGGACGCATTTTACCATTTTTGAACTTTTGCCCTTTAATTTGCATTCATCTGTTATTAAACTATCCACTGATCCATCACCATAAAACTCTACTAATGCTAATGTGCAGTTCTACTACTATGGTTTAAGGTTTTCTAGAAGGAAAATGTATCTGTGTGAGTTATACTGTTGTGGTTGTGTAGGACATCCAGTGGACTGAGGGAGCTGGAGGAGGAAGCAGCCAGGATCAGGAGATGGACAGAAGGGCAGCTGAGCAACACGGCCCAAatgcaaacacaaaacaggCAACAGCTGCACACACTGCTGCAGGACAGAATGGTaaattctgtgtgtttgtgttcagatCAAATGAGATAAGTAAGCCCTGTAGTGGTGGCTGTAGCTCGACAGTGAAATTCTTATTgctgagcaatgcattatatcacaaggtctcatcGATGGCATAATAAAAAGGATGTGAGACAACtattacactattacacactattacacactattACAAAAAAACCACTTGTGGTGATCTGTCCCTTAGTGTAATTTTGTACTTTGATCGGACAATGTGTTCTTTGACTATCTATTTTTAGTTTCCATGGATTTCGGGGGGGATGATGACAGAATAAATAATCCAcgttgttcatgttcattacatcTGTGACTGTATTACACACatgccttcccagtcactgctGAGAGATGTGTCAGGTTCGTTGaatgaaaaatatgatctcaaaTGAAGATCGAGGTGGCATTTCTCTCCTGACACTACTGTAACTGATGCATAAATCCACAGTCTGAGCTAGacagaaatcagccccagcctcacttcttcataccatttagtgtatttttcttacaaccATTGGCGGTGCTGTTGCAacttaagacatttgttaacagcaaatttGATGTGAATgtctttttaatctttaaaaagacAGGCTTAGCCCAGCTAGCACATATATACGAGTAGCCATTGAAACCCTGCTTCTGTCTGATCACCATGAATACAGTGAAGATAACAATAACTGTATGAAAAGTGACTCTagaactatataaaaaaaaaaaaaagaacgttGAGTTCTGGGTGGAAATTTAGGCTGCTAGAGACATGGAAGAGATGAGATGGAGGGGAGAAATTGGAATATATAGAAAGGTAGTTAGCTAGGAAGATTGGAATTTCAGGCATCATATTTGTCCTAACGTTTCTTAATTTAATAAgaccatgtttgtgtgtgtggaggtggaggtggaggaaaaGCTGAAAGCACAATTAGATCTCATTTCTGCTCACCTGGGCCGTTTGGAGAAGCAGTTGGAAAAGGACCATTCCGTAGATCgggcaaaaaaaatggagagCAAAATTAATACGAAAATTCAGGCTATGGAGAACAGCTTCCAAGCCGAACTGGAGCAGATGAGGAGGGAGTATCAGTCAGGTGAGTCAGCTGATCTGGTACAGGCAAAGAGAACTCATTGTTCAACACTGTTTGACATGGTAACTAATGAGTGATCTGTTATGCTATTTGggcaaaaatgtagaaattaactttaattaaatttggCTAAATATGACTTAAGTAAGACTCCAGTATCTGCTTAACATGATAGTGTTTCTTTATGCATTAGACATTAGACAGAGCCTCCTGGATCTGAGTGTAGTTTTGAAGATTTTTTGCCCAGTTTTCCAGTTTCACAAATCAACAGACTAGAGAAGTCTGAAAATCTAGAAACAGAGCTCATTGTTATGGATTTCCGACTTAAACAGAGCACACAAAGCCAATTCACAAGTCAGACAGGTGTTTAATTTCCCTGggttaatatattatttactcTTCCAGCAGCTCTTGCAGAGGGTTCAATCTAAAAGTACACACATAATCAATTTGTGTGCCCAACATGGCAGATGTCAAGATATATTTCCAACTACCGAGCAGCCTATTAGATTGTTTCTGCTACCTATAACCGTCTAGTCACTGGCAATTTCCAGCTCATTCACATAAAGTGGTAGTAACCACAGCTGTAGTATTTCCCTAGAAAACTCCAAACACTTGACCTGAAAAACTCCAGGCCACTTTAGTAAATATGAGCAGACACAAAGAGCTTGACAAATAATCATTCAGCTGGCAGCAGCAAAAGGCTCGCACTCAATCTCACTGCTGAAGTAGGCTCGGGGATAGTAATGCATTATAGATGAGACTCCAGacaccagacacacactgacacataaGCAGTTTTACAAGTGTTTTAGAAGAGGGCCCTcagcactttgtgtgtgttatgtgacACATAGGTTTCCAATCGGTCCACGATGCCATCGCTTCCCTGAGACACATTGGTGACACCAAGGCCAAACTAGACAAAGGAGAACTGAAGAAAGACATCAGGCAGATTCGGAGGATGATGGTGGGACAGCCAGACGCCTGAGCTACACAGAGAATGCGAGACAGTGAAGGGGAACACGGGCAGGATCAGCTTTTAACCCAACATGGTCACACTCTCTATGACTTTTTAATGAATGCTCATTAGTTTGATAATACAGAGGGTGCTACTATTCTGAGCGTAATCAATTACTCATGAGTCTGATGTAAATGGAATACAAGATGAAGCATAAAGcagttaagtaaggaataaagtaGAAGAATAATCACGACAGGGAGGTGTGATCCTGTTACCACCCGgagtgattatttttctataacaatgTCTTGAAATGTTTTACTCCACTTATACAACAGAAATTGCtcaacattttatcatttattaatgaatgacacttttgtctatttatagttgcatttaatgttgtggaaactCTGTAAGACAAGTTAGCTCATGTTatcttatgttatagcagctataaacagtcatttcctgaacagcctctctttcctctctttaattaatatgacaaaaacacacagcttgtcatgttaccaagaaaccaggaAAGTGCAAAAGTGTCCTGAAGAcagtggaaaacttactgacaaaGCACTaatgctggagactccttccataaatgttaaataaacatctctttatagAAAACTTCAGTATATCAGTGATTCTCCttttgtctttgttaaataacagccctttttaaatccatttattatacGTCTTAGATTATGTCAGACTCAAGGATTCAACAATGTATTGGTATCAATTTCAGATGAGTctcagtagattttttttttttttttttttttgcagttttaaatTCAAAATTAGTTTCTAGCTACACTGCAGTCTATATTACATAAAACAGaacttttcaaactttttgcagccatgGACCTCTTTTtatattcaaattcattttAGGGAAATTTGTAGTTACAGTTGTTCTTGGGGCAATTGTAACACCCAAACCG includes:
- the fam81b gene encoding protein FAM81B; its protein translation is MPKGAKSGNLSNETALQTCRTDFKQPAYMEMSRPEQTLATLLEKAFRIKEDVVNSLHATQGSVLMEASARKLLENHIQIITNIVKQLSKDIQVLEAQIVQRDSIASGTTFAVQNLDHKNLAVVGDLRCRVARCDATIAKLSADVRAGGQEILKLQQEVTEMRSAIELRLRDLELKISESLGRLETSQSEQIVSQKNTTGDIQRDIQQLEIRTSSGLRELEEEAARIRRWTEGQLSNTAQMQTQNRQQLHTLLQDRMVEVEEKLKAQLDLISAHLGRLEKQLEKDHSVDRAKKMESKINTKIQAMENSFQAELEQMRREYQSGFQSVHDAIASLRHIGDTKAKLDKGELKKDIRQIRRMMVGQPDA